A section of the Streptomyces sp. CG1 genome encodes:
- a CDS encoding phosphotransferase family protein, producing the protein MDEVEVVVAHSERATLRVGDVFLKVDADQARIDVEIEAMALAPVPTPEVLWRKPPVLAIAALPGTPLGRLGETSTASPAAWAAAGAAIRKLHDAPLPSWPGRGGRGLDELAADLAGECERLVTNGVLPADLVTRNRQVAEAALRPWTPAFTHGDLQIAHVFVDGDEITGIIDWSEAGQGDALFDLATLTLGHEEHLSDVVAGYGTDVDLDVIRAWWSLRSLLAVRWLIEHGFDPSAPGCEVDVLRSRL; encoded by the coding sequence ATGGATGAGGTCGAGGTCGTCGTCGCCCATTCCGAGCGCGCGACCCTGCGCGTCGGTGACGTGTTCCTGAAGGTGGACGCCGATCAGGCGCGTATCGACGTCGAGATCGAGGCGATGGCCTTGGCGCCGGTTCCGACCCCGGAGGTCCTGTGGCGCAAGCCGCCCGTGCTCGCGATCGCCGCGCTCCCGGGGACGCCGCTCGGCCGCCTCGGCGAAACGTCGACCGCGTCGCCGGCGGCGTGGGCCGCGGCGGGTGCCGCCATCCGGAAGTTGCACGACGCGCCGTTGCCGTCCTGGCCCGGCCGGGGCGGCCGGGGCCTTGACGAGTTGGCGGCGGATCTCGCCGGCGAGTGCGAGCGGCTCGTGACGAACGGCGTCCTGCCCGCCGACCTGGTCACCCGCAACCGCCAGGTCGCCGAGGCCGCGCTCCGGCCGTGGACTCCGGCGTTCACGCACGGCGACCTGCAGATCGCTCACGTGTTCGTCGACGGTGACGAGATCACGGGCATCATCGACTGGTCCGAGGCGGGCCAAGGTGATGCCTTGTTCGACCTCGCCACCTTGACGCTCGGACACGAGGAGCACCTCAGCGACGTCGTCGCAGGCTATGGCACCGACGTCGACCTCGACGTGATCCGCGCCTGGTGGTCATTGCGAAGCCTGCTGGCGGTTCGCTGGCTGATCGAGCACGGCTTCGACCCGTCCGCGCCAGGCTGTGAGGTCGACGTGCTGAGATCCAGGCTGTGA
- a CDS encoding MerR family transcriptional regulator, with translation MTSYLPIGDFSRATHMTVKTLRHYHEIGLLEPADVDPQTGYRRYSAEQIPTAQVVRRFRDLGMPLEKIRTILTAPDVATRNRHISAHLRRLEGELSRTQRAVAALHDLLTPPTSEDAPPIELRNVGAVPAAAITATVEAQDVGTWFQGALGELFATVAGQGLRETGPAGGVYADELFTLHRGLATIFVPCDGPVRPLGRVGPLHVPPAELAVIEHCGSPTEVDRAYGALAAYVSRHALAVDGPLREYYLIGQRQTPDSALWRTEVCWPVFHTGGPDRRPPSDSDAASTTPPC, from the coding sequence GTGACGAGCTACCTGCCCATCGGTGACTTCTCCCGCGCCACCCACATGACCGTCAAGACCCTGCGCCACTACCATGAGATCGGTCTGCTGGAACCGGCCGACGTCGATCCGCAGACCGGGTACCGGCGCTACTCGGCCGAGCAGATCCCCACGGCTCAGGTGGTGCGTCGCTTCCGGGACCTCGGGATGCCCTTGGAGAAGATCAGGACCATCCTGACCGCCCCCGACGTGGCAACCCGCAACCGGCACATCAGCGCACACCTGCGCCGCCTGGAGGGAGAGCTCAGCCGCACCCAGCGCGCGGTCGCGGCACTCCACGACCTGCTGACACCGCCCACGTCCGAGGACGCGCCCCCGATCGAGCTGCGCAACGTCGGCGCGGTCCCGGCTGCGGCCATCACAGCGACAGTCGAGGCCCAAGACGTCGGGACCTGGTTCCAGGGCGCCCTCGGCGAACTGTTCGCGACCGTGGCCGGCCAGGGGCTGCGGGAGACCGGCCCCGCCGGCGGCGTGTACGCGGACGAGCTGTTCACCCTGCACCGGGGGCTGGCCACGATATTCGTGCCCTGCGACGGCCCTGTCCGGCCGCTCGGCCGAGTCGGGCCACTTCACGTGCCGCCGGCGGAACTCGCCGTGATCGAGCACTGCGGCTCACCCACGGAGGTGGACCGCGCCTACGGCGCGCTGGCCGCCTACGTATCGCGTCACGCACTCGCCGTCGACGGCCCACTGCGCGAGTACTACCTGATCGGCCAGCGCCAGACCCCGGACAGCGCACTGTGGCGGACCGAAGTCTGCTGGCCGGTGTTCCACACCGGTGGGCCAGACCGGAGGCCGCCGTCCGACAGCGACGCGGCGTCCACCACTCCCCCGTGCTGA
- a CDS encoding nuclear transport factor 2 family protein — protein sequence MPQTTATDVDQIVQRYVAVWSEPDATARRLAVAELWARDGVEFVEGAQFRGHDGLVDRVAEAYGLFVASGEYHITDDKHVTVHDDIVMFTVRLTYAKGPQAAEVAWAARVFLVLDDDGRIVQDYHLTVQPLPEA from the coding sequence ATGCCGCAGACCACTGCAACAGACGTCGACCAGATCGTGCAGCGTTACGTGGCCGTCTGGAGCGAGCCGGACGCCACCGCACGCAGGCTCGCCGTCGCCGAGCTGTGGGCCCGGGACGGTGTCGAGTTCGTCGAGGGCGCGCAGTTCCGCGGCCACGACGGGCTGGTGGACCGGGTTGCGGAGGCCTACGGGCTGTTCGTCGCCTCCGGGGAGTACCACATCACGGACGACAAGCATGTCACCGTGCACGACGACATCGTCATGTTCACCGTCCGGTTGACGTACGCCAAGGGCCCACAGGCCGCCGAAGTCGCCTGGGCCGCCCGGGTCTTCCTCGTGCTGGACGACGACGGCCGGATTGTGCAGGACTACCACCTGACCGTCCAACCGCTGCCCGAGGCATAG
- a CDS encoding class I SAM-dependent methyltransferase: MSGQLYDEIGEAFEGFKTLPITRYAEVPGFLALVGDVTGKSILDLASGTGFYSREFKRRGASHVLGVDISGAMVGAAQALEDRDPLGVHYEVGDVAELRTFEQRFDIAVAVQLFNYAEDIATIERMCRNIHRSVVDGAEFFVFAQNPDFRFDGPSLAKYGFLCESTGEESEIGPRVRITALLDPPISFVANPPCREVYEKCLRAAGFDEITWVPLEVSAAGVREYGKEFWDDYAVNPPLTMLRCRA, encoded by the coding sequence ATGAGCGGTCAGCTTTACGACGAGATCGGCGAGGCGTTCGAGGGTTTCAAGACCCTGCCTATTACGCGCTACGCGGAGGTGCCCGGATTCCTCGCCCTCGTCGGCGACGTGACCGGCAAGTCGATCCTCGACCTGGCCTCCGGAACGGGTTTCTACAGCCGGGAGTTCAAGCGCCGCGGCGCATCCCACGTCCTCGGCGTCGACATCTCCGGCGCGATGGTCGGCGCGGCCCAGGCCCTGGAGGACCGTGACCCGCTGGGCGTGCACTACGAGGTCGGCGACGTCGCTGAGCTGCGCACCTTCGAGCAGCGCTTCGACATCGCGGTTGCGGTTCAGTTGTTCAATTACGCTGAGGACATCGCCACCATCGAGCGGATGTGCCGCAATATCCACCGCAGTGTCGTGGACGGGGCCGAGTTCTTCGTGTTCGCGCAGAACCCGGACTTCCGTTTCGACGGGCCGTCCCTGGCCAAGTACGGTTTCCTGTGCGAATCGACCGGCGAGGAATCCGAGATCGGGCCGCGCGTGAGGATCACCGCGCTCCTCGACCCGCCGATCTCGTTCGTCGCGAACCCGCCCTGCCGTGAGGTCTACGAGAAGTGTCTGCGGGCGGCCGGATTCGACGAGATCACCTGGGTTCCCCTGGAGGTCTCCGCCGCCGGCGTGCGCGAGTACGGCAAGGAGTTCTGGGACGACTACGCTGTCAACCCCCCGCTGACGATGCTGCGCTGCCGCGCGTGA
- a CDS encoding tetratricopeptide repeat protein, whose product MDYYDLGTYSRPVTTSSPDAQLWFDRGLVWTYSFNHEEAVSCFEAAAAADPGCAMAYWGIAYALGPNYNKPWEFFDEQDLARTVERTHAAVELAHEKAEAGATPVERALIGALRARYPQTEAVDDCSVWNAPYADSMRAVYELARDDLDITALYADALMNLTPWRLWNLRTGEPAEGARTLEAKAVLDRAVATDAGGGHLGILHMYIHLMEMSPTPEAALPVAHRLRGLVPDAGHLQHMPSHIEVLCGDYRRVVSDNDDAIVADEKFHARAGAMNFYTLYRSHNYHFKIYGAMFLGQFRTALEAAAQLAASIPEELLRVQSPPMADWLEGFLAMRVHVLIRFGRWSDILRMPMPADPQLYSVSTAMLHYARGVAFAATGHIADAEAERRLFDEAAARVPETRMLFNNTCADILAIASAMLDGELEYRKGDHDAAFAALKRSIELDDNLPYDEPWGWMQPTRHAYGALLLERGRVAEAEAVYRADLGLDDTLPRALQHPDNVWALHGLHECLVRLGKAGEAQIVAQKLKIAVAMADVSVEASCFCRLDAVSDTADGGGCCTMEH is encoded by the coding sequence ATGGACTATTACGATCTCGGCACGTACAGCCGCCCGGTGACTACTTCCTCGCCCGACGCACAACTCTGGTTCGACCGCGGACTGGTCTGGACGTATTCCTTCAACCACGAGGAAGCCGTCTCCTGCTTCGAAGCCGCCGCGGCGGCCGACCCCGGCTGTGCCATGGCGTACTGGGGCATCGCGTACGCACTCGGCCCCAACTACAACAAGCCGTGGGAGTTCTTCGACGAGCAGGACCTCGCACGCACCGTCGAACGCACGCACGCCGCCGTGGAACTCGCCCACGAGAAGGCGGAAGCCGGCGCCACGCCCGTCGAACGAGCCCTGATCGGCGCGTTGCGTGCCCGCTATCCGCAGACGGAAGCCGTCGACGACTGTTCTGTGTGGAACGCGCCGTACGCCGACAGCATGCGAGCCGTCTACGAACTCGCTCGGGACGACCTCGACATCACCGCCCTGTACGCCGACGCGCTGATGAACCTCACCCCGTGGCGGCTGTGGAACCTGCGGACGGGTGAGCCGGCCGAAGGCGCCCGCACGCTCGAGGCCAAGGCCGTCCTGGACCGGGCGGTCGCGACAGATGCCGGGGGAGGACACCTTGGCATCCTGCACATGTACATCCACCTGATGGAGATGTCCCCGACGCCCGAGGCTGCCCTGCCCGTCGCCCACCGGCTGCGCGGCCTGGTGCCCGACGCCGGCCACCTGCAGCACATGCCCTCACACATCGAGGTGCTCTGCGGCGACTACCGTCGCGTGGTGTCGGACAACGACGACGCGATCGTCGCCGACGAGAAGTTCCACGCGCGGGCCGGGGCTATGAACTTCTACACGCTGTACCGGTCGCACAACTACCACTTCAAGATCTACGGCGCGATGTTCCTCGGCCAGTTCCGGACCGCTCTGGAGGCCGCTGCCCAGTTGGCGGCCTCCATCCCCGAGGAACTGCTGCGCGTGCAGAGCCCACCCATGGCTGACTGGCTGGAGGGCTTCCTCGCCATGCGGGTCCATGTGCTGATCCGCTTCGGCCGCTGGAGCGACATCCTGCGGATGCCCATGCCCGCCGACCCGCAGCTCTACAGCGTGAGCACGGCAATGCTTCACTACGCCCGAGGCGTCGCGTTCGCGGCCACCGGCCATATCGCCGACGCCGAGGCCGAACGCCGGCTGTTCGACGAGGCGGCCGCGCGGGTGCCGGAGACACGCATGCTGTTCAACAACACCTGTGCCGATATCCTGGCGATCGCGTCAGCGATGCTCGACGGTGAACTCGAATACCGCAAGGGCGACCATGACGCCGCCTTCGCCGCGCTCAAGCGGTCGATCGAATTGGATGACAACCTTCCCTACGACGAGCCGTGGGGATGGATGCAGCCCACCCGGCACGCATATGGCGCCCTGCTCCTGGAACGGGGGCGCGTCGCGGAGGCCGAGGCGGTATACCGGGCCGACCTGGGACTCGACGACACCCTTCCACGCGCTTTGCAGCACCCCGACAATGTCTGGGCCCTGCACGGCCTGCACGAATGTCTGGTCCGGCTGGGCAAGGCGGGAGAGGCGCAGATCGTGGCTCAGAAGTTGAAGATCGCCGTCGCGATGGCGGACGTGTCCGTCGAGGCGTCCTGCTTCTGCCGCCTCGACGCGGTCTCGGACACCGCCGACGGAGGCGGTTGCTGCACGATGGAACATTGA
- a CDS encoding glycosyl hydrolase codes for MLPRASLLVTAMVATAVLTGGTPGVAVPGSHHPSADRQLAALARSVHLSNVGGMKPADDGGDPDDPVAGTLQFAAARTAPSATVSGAALAAGAAAGDRLPVRGGTWSEVTSGSASSETPGYADPGFSDYGSGWGLVTGRATALATDGPWVYAGFADGGVWRSKDTGKTWTPEFQHAATGSIGSLWVNPADHSLWVGTGEADTSADDYTGQGVYRSADHGRTFQRVGGSELLNAQVATLTTSGSYVFAATSRGLWRRPLADRLDEPWQLVLRPDPNPDKDPTRTSIISSVTVRPGGHGTTVLAALGFRNGTPYDGLYLSTTGGAPGTFKRIQPTGLDNSDIGRTSLAYAPDGSALYAVIQSPAYSAGTRPSPMQSTSLKGVYKSGTGDPNGPWTLVADAGTLGRSGSAQSFPSTYEPGVGSWYNQYVKVDPRDPQHVYLGLEEIYETRDGGASWTTIAPFWNYTLPCHGTTTGCPPTVHTDQHAITINDDGRLYVGSDGGVWSRLTSDQATAGWQDLNSKLHTLQYFYVGAGHDPAGGTALWGGLQDNGATLVRGNSHNVIQPFAGDGGDVIVAPDNADRAAVEYTYGDIAVTTVGGRSDGTAAAFREISPGCQISAPIPSCDPKMQFIAPFTADRASGSHWVIAGRYVWESQQGFDTVCAKTAGTCDWKPVYDLGDTASATAVEADNDVDYVGWCGTCVPSDEDGGGFKSGITTNYGGTWHAIAAPNLPNRYITRIVSDPANPAHVYAVYGAYSRKWIPGGGVGHVFESLNGGATWRDISGNLPDVPADAMVIAKGQLILATDHLVYVADVRNPTRWARLGRGLPSSVTTDITLLPSGDTVVAGTHGRGLWRLRLSR; via the coding sequence ATGCTCCCACGCGCCAGCCTGCTCGTGACCGCTATGGTGGCCACGGCGGTTCTCACCGGCGGCACACCCGGCGTTGCCGTCCCCGGATCCCACCATCCGTCCGCCGACCGTCAACTCGCGGCGCTCGCCAGGTCCGTGCACCTGAGCAACGTCGGCGGCATGAAGCCGGCCGATGACGGCGGCGATCCCGACGATCCGGTCGCCGGAACCCTGCAGTTCGCCGCGGCACGTACGGCCCCGTCCGCCACGGTTTCCGGCGCCGCACTCGCCGCGGGAGCGGCCGCCGGCGACCGGCTCCCGGTGCGTGGCGGCACCTGGTCCGAGGTGACCAGTGGTTCGGCCAGCAGCGAGACCCCCGGTTATGCCGACCCGGGCTTCTCCGACTACGGCTCCGGCTGGGGCCTGGTGACCGGCAGGGCGACCGCGCTCGCCACGGACGGCCCGTGGGTGTACGCCGGGTTCGCCGACGGCGGTGTGTGGCGGTCCAAGGACACGGGCAAGACCTGGACACCCGAGTTCCAGCACGCTGCCACCGGGTCGATCGGCTCGCTGTGGGTGAATCCCGCCGACCACTCGCTGTGGGTCGGCACCGGTGAGGCCGACACCAGCGCCGACGACTACACCGGGCAAGGCGTGTACCGCTCCGCCGACCACGGCAGGACGTTCCAGCGGGTCGGCGGCTCCGAACTCCTCAACGCCCAAGTCGCCACATTGACGACGAGCGGCTCGTACGTGTTCGCGGCGACGAGCCGCGGCCTGTGGCGGCGCCCGCTCGCCGACCGGCTGGACGAGCCGTGGCAACTCGTACTCAGACCCGACCCCAACCCGGACAAGGACCCGACGCGGACCTCGATCATCTCCAGCGTCACCGTCCGCCCGGGGGGTCACGGCACCACGGTGCTGGCCGCACTGGGCTTCCGCAACGGCACCCCTTACGACGGGCTCTACCTGTCCACGACGGGCGGCGCACCGGGTACCTTCAAGCGGATACAGCCGACCGGGCTCGACAACTCCGACATCGGCCGCACCAGCCTCGCCTACGCCCCCGACGGCAGCGCCCTGTACGCAGTGATCCAGTCACCGGCCTACTCCGCGGGCACGCGCCCCTCGCCGATGCAGTCGACCTCGCTCAAAGGCGTGTACAAGTCGGGGACCGGTGACCCGAACGGGCCGTGGACACTGGTCGCGGACGCCGGGACGCTGGGCAGGTCCGGATCCGCCCAGTCGTTCCCGTCCACCTACGAGCCGGGCGTGGGCTCCTGGTACAACCAGTACGTCAAGGTCGACCCACGCGATCCCCAACACGTCTACCTCGGCCTGGAGGAGATCTACGAAACCCGCGACGGCGGCGCGAGTTGGACGACGATCGCACCCTTCTGGAACTACACGCTGCCCTGCCACGGCACCACCACGGGCTGCCCGCCCACCGTGCACACAGACCAGCACGCCATCACGATCAACGACGACGGCCGGCTGTACGTGGGAAGCGACGGCGGTGTGTGGTCCCGGCTGACGTCAGATCAGGCCACGGCAGGCTGGCAGGACCTCAACTCCAAGTTGCACACGCTCCAGTATTTCTACGTCGGCGCAGGTCACGACCCCGCGGGCGGAACGGCACTGTGGGGAGGTCTGCAGGACAACGGCGCAACCCTGGTGCGCGGCAACTCCCACAACGTGATCCAGCCGTTCGCCGGTGACGGCGGCGACGTCATCGTCGCCCCGGACAACGCCGACCGCGCGGCCGTCGAATACACCTACGGCGACATCGCGGTGACCACCGTCGGTGGCCGCTCCGACGGCACGGCCGCCGCGTTCCGGGAGATCAGCCCCGGCTGCCAGATCAGTGCGCCGATCCCAAGCTGTGACCCGAAGATGCAGTTCATCGCCCCGTTCACCGCCGACAGGGCGAGCGGCAGCCACTGGGTGATCGCGGGCCGGTACGTATGGGAGTCCCAGCAGGGCTTCGACACAGTCTGTGCGAAGACCGCCGGGACATGCGACTGGAAACCGGTCTACGACCTCGGCGACACCGCCTCGGCCACTGCGGTCGAAGCCGACAACGACGTCGACTACGTCGGCTGGTGCGGCACGTGCGTGCCGTCGGACGAGGACGGAGGCGGCTTCAAGAGCGGCATCACCACCAACTACGGAGGCACCTGGCACGCCATCGCCGCGCCGAACCTGCCGAACCGCTACATCACCCGGATCGTCAGCGACCCGGCCAACCCCGCCCATGTGTATGCCGTTTACGGTGCGTACTCACGCAAGTGGATCCCGGGTGGCGGCGTCGGGCACGTCTTCGAGTCACTGAACGGCGGGGCGACCTGGAGGGACATCAGCGGCAACCTGCCCGACGTCCCGGCGGACGCGATGGTCATCGCGAAGGGCCAACTGATCCTCGCCACCGACCACCTCGTCTACGTCGCCGACGTCAGGAACCCGACCCGCTGGGCCCGGCTCGGCCGCGGCCTGCCCAGCTCCGTCACGACCGACATCACCCTCCTCCCCTCAGGTGACACGGTGGTCGCCGGCACACACGGCCGCGGTCTGTGGAGGCTCCGGCTGAGCAGGTGA
- a CDS encoding ABC transporter substrate-binding protein, protein MRPRRSGMVMAAALGLVTVAGCGGADGGDGQGGAASKGGTLHVLSSLDLEHLDPARNYVTSSEDAGRLIYRTLTTYAAAPGPAGGRIVPDLATDTGRPSDGARTWTFTLKAGVKFEDGRPITSRDIKYGVERTFAAELPEGPPYARMWLAGGQSYRGPYKDKQGLASIETPGDRTIVFKLNHPVADFGSAVSLPIFAPVPQDKDTGVRYDSRPFSSGPYKIGTFEPKKQLTLVRNTHWTRATDTVRKGLPDKIVIDLNLDPAVVDQRLISAQGQDADAVAFEPIGPASVGPVMANPAVRGRLVTGTSINTRYLSINTRHKPLDDVRVRQAIAYALDKDALRTARGGPIAGQLATTLLPPSLPGAVPDDPYPSPGGKGDPAKAKALLAQAGHASGLTLTLDTPASAGGQAQGESVQASLAKAGIKVNINAISSSAFYSTVGNIAQEHDLVIDGWTPDWPGASTYLPLVFDGRLITPEGNNNHARYNSAKVNARIDAITGMKDPAAAATAYGDLAKQIMRDAPVVPFLWDKAAVLTGSHITGAYGHIAYVGRLDLVSLGLRN, encoded by the coding sequence GTGAGACCACGACGTTCCGGGATGGTCATGGCTGCCGCCCTCGGACTCGTCACCGTCGCCGGTTGCGGGGGAGCCGACGGCGGCGACGGGCAAGGCGGGGCCGCGAGCAAAGGGGGGACACTCCACGTACTCTCCAGCCTCGACCTGGAGCACCTCGACCCGGCCCGCAACTACGTCACCTCCTCCGAGGACGCGGGCCGCCTCATCTACCGGACGCTGACGACATACGCGGCGGCACCCGGGCCGGCCGGAGGAAGGATCGTGCCGGATCTGGCGACGGACACCGGCCGCCCGAGCGACGGCGCCAGGACCTGGACCTTCACGCTCAAAGCCGGGGTGAAGTTCGAGGACGGGCGGCCCATCACCAGCCGGGACATCAAGTACGGGGTCGAGCGGACCTTCGCCGCGGAACTCCCGGAAGGGCCGCCGTACGCACGGATGTGGCTTGCGGGAGGCCAGAGTTACAGGGGCCCCTACAAGGACAAGCAGGGGCTGGCCTCGATCGAGACGCCCGGCGACAGGACGATCGTCTTCAAACTCAACCACCCGGTGGCCGACTTCGGTTCCGCGGTGTCGCTGCCGATCTTCGCCCCGGTTCCGCAGGACAAAGACACCGGTGTCCGCTACGACAGCAGGCCCTTCTCCTCCGGTCCGTACAAGATCGGGACCTTCGAACCCAAGAAGCAGCTCACCCTCGTCCGCAACACCCACTGGACCCGGGCCACCGACACGGTACGCAAGGGCCTGCCGGACAAGATCGTGATCGATCTCAATCTCGACCCGGCCGTCGTCGACCAGCGGCTCATCTCCGCGCAGGGACAGGACGCGGACGCGGTCGCCTTCGAGCCGATCGGGCCGGCCTCGGTCGGACCGGTGATGGCCAACCCCGCGGTGCGGGGGCGACTGGTCACCGGCACGTCGATCAACACGCGGTACCTGAGCATCAATACCCGGCACAAGCCGCTCGACGACGTCCGGGTGCGGCAGGCGATCGCCTACGCCCTGGACAAGGACGCCCTGCGCACCGCTCGAGGCGGCCCCATCGCCGGCCAACTGGCCACCACTCTGCTGCCGCCGTCGCTGCCCGGCGCCGTCCCCGACGATCCCTACCCGAGCCCGGGCGGCAAGGGCGATCCGGCCAAAGCCAAGGCGCTGCTCGCCCAGGCGGGCCATGCCTCGGGCCTGACCCTCACGCTCGACACCCCGGCCAGCGCGGGCGGCCAGGCGCAGGGCGAATCCGTGCAGGCATCCCTGGCCAAGGCCGGCATCAAGGTGAACATCAACGCGATCAGCTCGTCGGCGTTCTACAGCACGGTGGGCAACATCGCCCAGGAGCACGACCTCGTCATCGACGGCTGGACACCCGACTGGCCCGGCGCCTCCACCTACCTGCCCCTCGTGTTCGACGGCCGGCTGATCACCCCCGAGGGCAACAACAACCATGCCCGGTACAACTCTGCCAAGGTCAACGCACGCATCGACGCGATCACCGGGATGAAGGACCCGGCCGCCGCCGCGACCGCCTACGGCGACCTGGCCAAGCAGATCATGCGGGACGCCCCGGTCGTGCCGTTCCTGTGGGACAAGGCGGCCGTCCTGACCGGATCTCACATCACCGGCGCCTACGGGCACATCGCCTACGTCGGCCGCCTGGACCTGGTCTCCCTGGGGCTGCGCAATTGA
- a CDS encoding ABC transporter permease, giving the protein MTATLPAAVPSDAPQGVVPHEASLLRRLLAQRSATVALTVVVLLVLIALAAPLIAWAAHTSPTEFHSEAVDPVLGGLPRGTGGGISAAHWLGVEPGSGRDILARVVYGARVSLLIALLATGLSVALGTALGLAAGFFGGWTDTVVGRLMDLLMSFPALIFMIALISAAPGVNRQLLLVVVLGFFGWPYVGRIVRGQAMVLARGEFVAAARVLGASRRALLVREVLPNLSGPVLVVATMSIPGYVATEAGLSFLGIGVRPPTPSWGQMIASAVPWYAADPVYFLVPGAFLFVTVLAFNVLGDAVRDALDPRSRRR; this is encoded by the coding sequence GTGACCGCCACGCTCCCCGCCGCCGTACCGTCGGACGCGCCGCAGGGCGTCGTACCGCACGAAGCGTCCCTGCTGCGCCGGCTGCTGGCACAGCGCTCCGCGACGGTCGCGCTGACGGTGGTCGTCCTCCTGGTGCTGATCGCGCTCGCGGCTCCGCTGATCGCCTGGGCCGCGCACACGTCACCGACCGAGTTCCACTCCGAAGCGGTGGACCCGGTGCTCGGCGGGCTGCCGCGCGGCACGGGAGGCGGCATCAGCGCCGCGCACTGGCTGGGCGTCGAGCCGGGCAGCGGCCGGGACATCCTTGCGCGGGTCGTCTACGGTGCCCGGGTCTCGCTGCTGATCGCCCTGCTCGCCACCGGTCTGTCGGTGGCGCTCGGCACGGCGCTCGGGCTGGCCGCCGGGTTCTTCGGTGGCTGGACCGACACCGTCGTCGGCAGGCTGATGGACCTGCTGATGTCCTTTCCCGCGCTGATCTTCATGATCGCGCTGATCTCCGCGGCGCCGGGGGTGAACCGGCAGCTGCTGCTGGTCGTCGTGCTCGGCTTCTTCGGCTGGCCGTACGTCGGGCGGATCGTGCGCGGGCAGGCGATGGTGCTGGCCCGTGGGGAGTTCGTGGCGGCGGCCCGGGTGCTGGGTGCCTCCCGGCGCGCGCTGCTGGTGCGGGAGGTGCTGCCCAACCTGAGCGGGCCGGTCCTCGTGGTGGCGACGATGTCGATCCCCGGGTATGTCGCCACCGAGGCGGGCCTGTCCTTCCTCGGCATCGGGGTGCGCCCGCCGACCCCCTCATGGGGGCAGATGATCGCCTCCGCGGTGCCCTGGTACGCCGCCGACCCCGTCTACTTTCTCGTCCCCGGCGCCTTCCTGTTCGTCACCGTGCTCGCCTTCAACGTGCTGGGCGACGCGGTACGGGACGCGCTCGATCCCCGGAGCCGCCGACGATGA
- a CDS encoding ABC transporter permease, with amino-acid sequence MMLYVLRRLAATAAILLVICGATFAIFYLMPADPAQGACGKACSPERIAEIRTTLGLNHSVVVQFRDYLVGIVAGRSYGTGAHAVHCPAPCLGFSFQTDQPVWRMLTDRLPVSISIALGAAVLWLLVGVTAGVISALRRGSLWDRAAMTAALGGVSLPVYFTALVLQYLLVVKLGLLPYPQAIPLTTDPAGWAESMVMPWITLAMLYAGIYARITRGEMLDSLSQNYVRTARAKGLPEPTVLRRHALRPALMPIVTIFGMDLGALLGGALITESVFGLPGVGKLAADAINSADQPVILGVTLFAAAFVVLANVAVDLVYALLDPRVRAMG; translated from the coding sequence ATGATGCTCTACGTCCTGCGCAGACTGGCCGCGACGGCGGCGATCCTGCTCGTGATCTGCGGGGCCACCTTCGCGATCTTCTATCTGATGCCCGCCGACCCGGCCCAGGGCGCGTGCGGCAAGGCGTGCAGCCCGGAGCGGATCGCCGAGATCCGCACCACGCTCGGCCTGAACCACTCGGTGGTCGTGCAGTTCCGTGACTATCTCGTCGGCATCGTGGCCGGGCGCAGCTACGGCACGGGTGCGCATGCCGTGCACTGTCCTGCTCCGTGCCTGGGATTCAGCTTCCAGACCGATCAGCCGGTGTGGCGGATGCTCACGGACCGGCTGCCGGTCAGCATCTCCATCGCCCTGGGCGCGGCGGTGCTGTGGCTGCTGGTCGGTGTGACGGCCGGGGTGATCTCCGCGCTGCGCCGGGGCAGTCTGTGGGACCGGGCGGCGATGACGGCCGCGCTCGGCGGCGTCTCGCTGCCGGTCTACTTCACCGCCCTGGTGCTGCAGTACCTCCTCGTCGTCAAGCTCGGTCTGCTGCCCTATCCGCAGGCGATCCCGCTCACCACGGACCCGGCCGGCTGGGCGGAGTCCATGGTCATGCCGTGGATCACCCTGGCGATGCTCTACGCCGGCATCTACGCCCGGATCACCCGCGGCGAGATGCTCGACAGCCTCAGCCAGAACTACGTCCGCACCGCCCGCGCCAAGGGCCTGCCGGAGCCGACGGTGCTGCGCCGCCATGCACTGCGGCCGGCGCTGATGCCCATCGTGACGATCTTCGGCATGGACCTCGGCGCGCTGCTCGGCGGCGCGCTCATCACCGAGTCGGTCTTCGGTCTGCCCGGCGTGGGCAAGCTCGCGGCCGACGCGATCAACAGTGCCGACCAGCCGGTGATCCTCGGGGTGACGCTCTTCGCCGCGGCATTCGTCGTACTCGCCAATGTCGCGGTGGATCTGGTCTACGCGCTCCTGGACCCGAGAGTGAGGGCCATGGGATGA